One region of Mus musculus strain C57BL/6J chromosome 3, GRCm38.p6 C57BL/6J genomic DNA includes:
- the Gm4861 gene encoding uncharacterized protein LOC229862 isoform X1 encodes MNTLCSIPVSLLTLVAGQNWIYHIRKKRMSAAKVQNQNLSGMEWKASRRGKCWRTDTGLRKATLVFTLVILGTYVSDSLLLVLRLGTGRACWSRTTEPPPSHRFCF; translated from the exons ATGAACACCCTGTGCAGCATCCCAGTCTCTCTCCTGACTCTGGTGGCAGGCCAGAACTGGATCTATCAtataaggaaaaagaggatgagtgCAGCAAAAGTTCAAAAcca aaatcTGTCAGGAATGGAGTGGAAAGCATCGAGGAGAGGCAAGTGTTGGAGAACAGACACTGGGCTTCGAAAGGCCACGCTGGTCTTTACTCTAGTCATCCTTGGCACTTATGTTAGTGATTCCTTACTTCTGGTTCTAAGACTGGGGACAGGCAGAGCCTGCTGGTCGAGAACCACAGAACCCCCACCGTCCCATAGATTTTGCTTCTGA